A genomic stretch from Orcinus orca chromosome 14, mOrcOrc1.1, whole genome shotgun sequence includes:
- the LOC125961007 gene encoding uncharacterized protein LOC125961007 has product MARRCSSAGGGLKCGQLQRRSRRSRGCERPGRERAEGGCSRRERRDRCVVALSPGPALLQQAAGRSAPPGPLPRAPGFPLRDGPGSCRRGGRAFSLPGRPGCGRFPLGEREVPVGSVPRAPEGHVESLALALRQQACSGSSWCWGQSVDR; this is encoded by the coding sequence ATGGCGCGACGTTGCAGCAGCGCCGGCGGAGGCTTGAAGTGCGGGCAGCTGCAGAGGAGAAGCCGGCGGAGCCGAGGGTGCGAGCGGCCAGGGCGGGAGCGGGCTGAGGGAGGCTGCTCGCGCCGGGAGCGCCGGGACAGGTGCGTGGTCGCCCTCTCACCGGGCCCGGCGCTACTCCAGCAAGCTGCCGGGCGGTCCGCTCCCCCCGGCCCTCTCCCTCGAGCTCCCGGATTCCCCCTGAGAGATGGGCCCGGCTCGTGCCGGCGTGGGGGTCGGGCTTTTTCTCTCCCCGGGAGACCGGGCTGCGGCAGGTTTCCCCTGGGCgagagggaagtccctgtgggcTCAGTCCCCCGCGCACCCGAAGGGCACGTGGAGTCATTGGCTTTGGCGTTGAGGCAGCAAGCGTGCTCTGGGAGCAGCTGGTGCTGGGGACAGTCCGTTGACAGATGA